Part of the Bdellovibrionales bacterium genome is shown below.
TGAGGGTTTTGGGTTACAGGTCGTCGAATCTTTGGAGATGGAAACTCCAGTTTTGTGCGCGAACACCACGAGTCTCATCGAAGTTTTAGGAGACAGCGAATGTGGATTCTCTCCTCACTCGCCTCATGAGTTATCTCTCCTTATGGATAAAATAAATCAGCAAGACTTCTACCTCCGCAAAAAACAATTCGCCAAAGAGCGAAGTCAGCACTTCTCTTGGAAGAAAACCATCGACGAGACTCTGAGAGTTTATCATGATGTTGTGAATGAGGTTTAAAATGCCCCCTTCAGGCTCTGTCTGTCAATTTTTACTTCAAGCTTTAAATCAGGACCCAATCACTCACCTCCTGTCTACGGAAGAAGAAGCCCAACTGCAACACCTGGTGAATGAACATAAGATCGAAGGCTACATTCTCCCCTATCGTCACCAACTCAAGTCCCCGCGACTCATCGCTCACCTTGAAGCCGTCGTCAAAAAAAACACTCTACAGAATTTGATTCTCAAACAAAACTGGATGGAAATTCAAAAGGAATGCGAAAAAATCAACATCACTCCGTCGGGTTTCAAGGGCATTGATCTCATTCAGTGGCTTGTATCTCCTGGATCTCGACCCCTGACCGATATTGACGTGTATGTTGAACCTCAGTATTTCTCCGACGTCTCAAAAGTTCTGCAACGACTCAATTACCAAGCCGTTGATGAGTCGAAGTGGTTTGCTAACGCTCACAAATCGACTTTTAAGTCGATAGAAGGACTTATTGAGACGACCGTGGAAGTTCATACTCAACTCTTTTACAATCAAGCAGTTTCGACCCAGTGGCGATTTGAGAATCGTTCTCACGGTTCATCTTTAGTTCCCGCAGATCAGGTTATATATTTGTCCTATCACCTGGCGCACCAACACACCTTCCTTAAATTGTTCTGGCTTATGGATCTTGTTCGATTGACCCAAAGTCATCCGAATGTTTGGAACGAAGAGCTTTTTCTTCGAGCGAAATCGTTAGGGGCTTTTCAAGCGGTTATGAGTGTTGCTTACGTCTTAAACTGTTTCTTCAAATCGGGAATTCATCTCCCGCCGGCGAAAATTAAGGCTCGACCGTGCCTGACTTGGGAATTTTTAGTCTCTCCAGAGGCGTATCGTTGGCGATACTATACGGCAAAACATTTGCTGAAAGACTCTTTTGCTGAAAGTCTCACCTATGATCTAGGATGGGTAAAACACCGCTGGAGTGGACTATTGTCGCCAAAATCGATTGATCGAACCTAAAAAGTAGACGCCGATGCGACTAAGTCCTCGAACCGGACGCCATTGAGACAGCCGCATTTGTCTTTGTAAAAAACAAAAAACAGAAAGCGCCCAAAATTTTTCAAAGCGCGAAATTTTTCCGTTTTGAATTTTTCCTTGGATCTTACCCCAGACTTCGATGTTGTTATAAATCTCTAGCTGGTAGGTCCAATCTCCTTTAAAAAAATAATTATTCTTGGTCTGACCTAGGAAACGATGGCACACCCACTCCCCGTTAGGGCAACGGTACAGAAAAATCTCTCCGATTTGATCCTGATCCGAAAGAGCTCGGGGTTTTTCAAACATATCCACTAGAAGCTGATCGCCCGAGCGAAGATACGGGAACATACTACTGCCACTGAGAGGGATCGGCGTCATTTACGTGCTCGCTTCAAAAACTTCTTTTTTAACTTCGGCTAATGTTTTTGTAAAACATCCCACGGCGGTCGCATCTCCACCCTCGTTTTTAGCCATACCGGGGCAATGATCACAAAAAGAAATGAGATCGTCGGAAATATTTTTAAGATCCTTGTTTTTCATGTGACGCCATCGATCCACTTGAGACGCATGCCATAGTTCTGCAAAGGGAGACTGAGTGAGGTTGCCGAGGGGCTCACGGATTTCAATGCAAGGCAGAAGCTCTCCATAGGCCGTCACGGCACACTTACCTTTGCCGGCATTACAAACATAGTTGTCACCCGTTTCGGGATTGGGTTGAGGCAATCCTTTTTCCCAGCGCCGCGCTTTCTCACTAAAAAAATATTTTAACTGCTCTCGACTGGCCCGCATTAACTTTGGCGAACTATCGCCATTCAGCTTAGGGGTAATCATGGGGTCCATCTTAAGATTGTAGTTACGATTCACACACCAATCTTCTAATTCAAAAATGGTGTCTATGTTTTCTTTGGTCAGGAGAGCATTTAACGAGATATCTAAGCCCGCTTCGCGACAAAATTCGATCGCTCGAACGGTCTTTGCGTGAGAGCCTCGAACTTTTGTCATGCGATCGTGAATTTCCGGGGAATGGCTGTAGAGACTCAAAGTGACATTGTTCATTCCTAGATCTTTAAGCCTTTGTGCCGTCTCCAGGGAATTAATTTTTAGCCCATTCGTAATCATCGAGGTGTGAAACCCGAGCTGGCTGGATCGCTCCATGATGGGCCAAAAGTAAGGACTCAGCATCGCTTCGCCCCCCATCAGGATCAAAAACAATGTTCCCGCAGTTCTTAATTCTTCAAGAATATGCAGCCAGTCGTCTAATTTTAACACTCGCTGAGCATCGTCCTCGAAAGACTCAAGATAACAATGCGTGCATCTCTCGTTGCAACGATTGGTCAACTCGAGCGAGGCCTGTAAGGGGATCCACTTTTGACTGCTCAGAACACGAAACTTATCGAGCAATGTGGCTTTTTCTAAAGACATTCCACCAAGCCCTCTTTTTGGAAATCACTCATCAGTTGTTCGATTTCCATATGAACGGAGGTCGGAACGTCCTCGAATTCATCAAAAACTGTGGTTATGATTTCAGAGAGCTGTACCTGACCATCAAGTTTTTGCCACACAAAAGACGCCACTTCATTCAGCTCGTGAACTTTCTGATTTTTGGGATGGATAATAATCACCTGATCATCGATTCGCTGCCACGGCAACTTTTCTTTGCGTCGATAAATACTCATATAGAAATCTCCGTCGTTTTGCGGTCAGCACTGAGCTTTAAAAATATCTGCGGCCAAATATCGGGCTCAATGGCGAACTTTAATTCGTAATGTAAACTGTTTTGGCTGGCGAGAGTCACCAGGGATACAATTTTCGCCATTTTTTCTTCGTCGATCTGATCCCAAAAAACATTCGCCACCGACTGATACAAATGCTTGGCAAAAAGGGGCTGGGTTAACTCACTAATTTCAAAGAACTGTGCTTTTTTAAGCCAAAAGAATCCGCCGACCTCATACCAGTTGTTATACTCTTTAGGATTGGAAACACTTTGGCCGAGAGCTCCCGCCTGAGCCCAGCACTTTCCATCTTCAATTTTAAGCACATTCATATCGTCGCCGAGCACACGAGATCTTGGCGCGAGACTGGCAATCGTTGACTTTCCAGCACCCGACGGCCCTAAACAAAAATAAGCTTTATGACCGGGGCCAATCACACAGGAACTGTGGATTAAGAGCTTTCCCTGCTCTACAAAATGCAAAGGTATTAACCATCGTAAAAAATTATAAAAACCATCTGCGAGAGTGTAGGGAGCGATGAGAAAAACTTTTTTATTGTCCACGACAGCAACAAAATCCCGATGAAGCGCGATGGTTCGACCGTTCTCTTGGTAAGTTTCACATTCAAAACGAGGCTCATCCTCCCAGTCTTCCGGCGTCCAACCCCATTTTTCACTATCCACCCACTCGATCTCGTACAACGGCTTTTGATTTTGCCCACCCATTAACCAGTGCAGCGGATACTGATCAAAAATCATCTGCACTAGATTTTCCGAGGCAAAAGAAAATTTTAATGGGACCTCGTGGAGATGAAGATGAAACGAATGAGGGAGCGCGGCGACCGAAGAAAAAGAAATAGTTTCGGCCAGCTTCTTCTTACGTTGCAAATTTTCTGAAAGAGTATTCATCCCCACCCCTCATTTCTATTGTCACAGGGTCTAGTTCTCTCCGCCACAAAAATACCCGCTTGCTAACTCAGTGTGCCATATCCTAGTCTTAAATCATGAGCGACACAAAAGACAAAAAGCCCGTAAAGAAGTACAAAAAACCTCAAGTGAAATCTGAATCTTTAATGACTTTTGGCGCTCTTTGCAATGGATCCGCCGTGGGTGGACGAAAGCAATCGACCGGCGCACCCAACTTTTGTAACAGCGGAAAACTTCTCTCTTAAAATTTTTAATTATTTGAGTAAATTGAAATACTGCTGAGCAATGGCTTTCGCAGAAAATATTTTGGAGCGCTTTAGACCACGATCTCTTAGCTTTTCCTGCAACTCGGGTCGATCCATCAGTTGAATCACCTGTTGCAACCAAGCCTCTTCATCATTTTCGTCCACAAGAATTCCCGCATCATCAACGACGAACGGAATCTCACCGGATCGACTGGCGATGATAGGAACTCCCGATGAAAACCCTTCAATCAACATCCTTCCAAACTGTTCTTTCCATTGGAGAGTGGTTTGACTGGGGCACAGGAGCGCATCACAGAGAGGCAACCACTGGGGAACGTCGTCATGCTTTAGACTTTTCAACTGAACACGCTCGGAGTAATTATTTCTAGCGATCCACTGACGAAACTCAGTCTCCATCGGACCGCTTCCAAGAATCAGCGCGCTCCACCCTTTCTCCTTGGGAATTCGATCAAGAACTCGCATGAACAATGAGCAGCCTTTTTCCGCCGTCCATCGCCCCATAAAACCAATGACAAAGGGCTGGAGGCCTTTCTCCTGCTGAAGTTTTATTTTTTGCGCCGGATCTAGAGGTTGAAATCTTTCGGAATCTACAAAGAAGGGAACAACTTCGGACGGTTGAGTAAATCCTTTGGCGCGATGAGTGTCCTCGACCAAGCGACCACACGCTAAAAGCGACTTGGCCCATGAGAAAACTCGAGACTCGAAAAAACGAAAGGGAAATGGATACTTTTTAAAAATGTTCTGACAGGAATAGAAGCTAAAAGGAATTCCAACTTTGTTGAGTTTTCTTGCAATCTGATATCCAGAGACAATGTAAGGCTCTTCCCAAAGGATGGCTTCATCAAAATGTTCCTGTGAAAGAATTTGATGGATTTGAGAGGGATTATAAAAAAACAAGTGGATGGACTTGGAGAGATACACATCAACAGCAATGACACGTAGAGGACTTCCTAAGGGCTCCGGCTCAACATGAATATCACGAAGATCCCCATGAAAAAATCGAGGGCAAACCACGGTCACACTCATCCCGGTGTTTCTTGCCAATTCCCTCATCACTGTGCGATTAAGAGCGATGCAGTAGGAGTGACCTAGAGTGAGGATCTTTTTGGGGTTCGACATTTGTCGAGTTTACCGCGCCATACAATGCTCTTCAACATTCCCTCATTTAAACTTAGACCATGGTCAAAAAGCTCATTATCGCAATTCACGACTTACACCCTTGGGGCGGCCAAGATAAGTCGAATCTCGAAATTCTTTACCCGGTCAACAAAGACGTGCCGATGGAGCTTCATGCCTATCAGTTCATCGATCAGCGCCCTTGGCCTCAATTAAAGTTTATCCCCTACTCTGTGAAATTCACCAAAATCTTCCTAGTTAAACAATTTCATTACATTTTCATGACCACCCTCCATTTTATTTGGCGCTACCGCAAGAGCATTCGTCGCAAAAATCAGATCTGGATTCAGACCACCGGCACCGCATCGCTCATTGCCGATATCATTCAAGTTCAGTTTATCCATTCATCATGGCAAAAAATCATTGATAACTTCGAAGTGAAGTCAACAATCAGCGGTTGGAAGGCGATTTATCAAGGACTGATCAGCTCTTGGAATGCAGCGCTTGAGCAATTGGTCTTTACCCCTAACCGAAAATACATTGCCATCTCTCATGCCATCAAAAAGGAACTGATCAGTGAATTTTCGATCCCCGAAAAAAACATCATTACGATCTATCATGGCGTCGACACGGAGGAGTTCTGCCCACACTCTTCCACTTCCACCTCGACGAGCACTCGCCAACGTTTGAGAAAAGAGCTTGGTGTTAACGACGATGATTATGTCTTGCTTCATGTCGGCGCTCTCAACGAAAGAAAAGGAGTCAATACCGCCATCAGCACCCTCGGTTACCTTCATAAAAATGGGATCGAGAACGTTCATTACGTCGCGATTGGAAGCGGAGATCGACAGATTCTCTCTGAGCTGGCCGAGGCCGAGGGCGTAAAAAGTAAGGTTCACTTTATTTCACATTCCAAAAACGTACGCGATTATTACTGGGCATCGGATATTTTCTTTTTCCCAACGGTTTATGAGCCCTTTGGTCTTGTCGTCCTCGAGGCGATGGCCAGTGGACTTTGCACGGTGGTCTCGAGTACGGCGGGAGCCTCGGAGCTCGTCACCCATAAGACCAATGGTTTACTGATCAAGAATATTTTTGACCCGACCACCATGGGGGATCAATTGACTTCACTCATCAAAGACAAGGCCCTTCAAGAAAAACTCTCCACCGAGGCCCGCGCTCTCGCCTTAAAAAATTCTTGGCAACATGTCGCCGATAACTACCTCGCCTTTTACAAGACTCTAAAAAGGGATGATTCTCGAGGAGGACCATGATTCAAAAGAAAATTCTAATTCCCTCCTATGATTTTAAACCGGCCCTGGGCGGTGTTGCTAATTATGTTCACGAAGTCGCAACCAGTTGGGCTAAGCTCGGACATAAAGTGACTGTCCTCGCCCGAACTCAAGAGGGCGATAAAGCGTTTGACGAGCAAGTGCCTTACACCGTCGTAAGAATTCCCACTCCTCAAACCGCGATTTTAACTTTACCGATGTTTTCAAAAAACATTCGATGGCTCTCTGAGACATTGGAACCTGATTTTATTTTTTGCCCACTGTGGTTCCCCGACGGCGCAGCCACTTATCTCTCGCGAGTCAAAACTATTCCGTTTTTCCTAGCCGCTCATGGCAGCGAAGTCTTTTTAACCAAAGATTCATTAAAACACACGGTGCGCACCGTTTTTTTGGGCATTTTACAAAAAGGGGTTTTCTCTTCGGCAAAAAAAATATTTGCTGTCAGTAACTACACTAAAAATGCCCTGCATGCACTGCCTGGAGTAAGACCCAATTCTGTGATCGTCGCCAACAACGGGGTTAATCCTGACGTTTTTTATAAAAAACATTTAGAGTTCCCACTAGAGCCGTCTCTTAAAGGAAAGAAACTTCTGTTGACCGTCACGCGCCTGCATGCCTACAAGGGCGTCGACTCGGTTCTTAAAGCGTTACCTCATGTGATAAAGAACGTTCCCGACACCCACTATCTTGTTGTTGGTAAAGGACCCGATCGCGAACGTTTGGAAGCTTTAGCTAAAGATTTAGGGGTCAGTGCTCATGTCACATTCCTGGGGGCCGTCTCCTACGAGCAGGTGATTGACCTCTACAACACCGCCACCCTATTTGTCCTTTTGTCTCGAGAGGAACTTCCCGATGTGGAAGGCTTTGGTTTGGTGTTTCTCGAAGCGGCCGCCTGCGGACTTCCCTCTCTCGGGGGCCACAGCGGCGGTATTCCCGATGCGATCGATGACATGCGCTCGGGATGGCTGGTTGATCCGACATCTATTTCTGACATCGAAGTGAAGCTCACCAATCTCTTATCGTCTCCACAAATTCTTAAATCCGCGGCAGAGTATGGTTTAGAGACAGCCCCCCTGCGCACTTGGGAAACGACCGCACGTACAATCCTAGAAAACATTTATGAAAACTGAACCTGCAAAATCTCACATCGTTTTTATGGGAACTTCGACCCATTTAGGGGGCGCCGAGCGCTCGCTGCTCGATTTTTTAAAAATGTACAGCCAAGATCCTGAGCGCGAAAACTATTCGGTTCTTTTTC
Proteins encoded:
- a CDS encoding glycosyltransferase family 4 protein, with product MIQKKILIPSYDFKPALGGVANYVHEVATSWAKLGHKVTVLARTQEGDKAFDEQVPYTVVRIPTPQTAILTLPMFSKNIRWLSETLEPDFIFCPLWFPDGAATYLSRVKTIPFFLAAHGSEVFLTKDSLKHTVRTVFLGILQKGVFSSAKKIFAVSNYTKNALHALPGVRPNSVIVANNGVNPDVFYKKHLEFPLEPSLKGKKLLLTVTRLHAYKGVDSVLKALPHVIKNVPDTHYLVVGKGPDRERLEALAKDLGVSAHVTFLGAVSYEQVIDLYNTATLFVLLSREELPDVEGFGLVFLEAAACGLPSLGGHSGGIPDAIDDMRSGWLVDPTSISDIEVKLTNLLSSPQILKSAAEYGLETAPLRTWETTARTILENIYEN
- a CDS encoding glycosyltransferase family 4 protein encodes the protein MVKKLIIAIHDLHPWGGQDKSNLEILYPVNKDVPMELHAYQFIDQRPWPQLKFIPYSVKFTKIFLVKQFHYIFMTTLHFIWRYRKSIRRKNQIWIQTTGTASLIADIIQVQFIHSSWQKIIDNFEVKSTISGWKAIYQGLISSWNAALEQLVFTPNRKYIAISHAIKKELISEFSIPEKNIITIYHGVDTEEFCPHSSTSTSTSTRQRLRKELGVNDDDYVLLHVGALNERKGVNTAISTLGYLHKNGIENVHYVAIGSGDRQILSELAEAEGVKSKVHFISHSKNVRDYYWASDIFFFPTVYEPFGLVVLEAMASGLCTVVSSTAGASELVTHKTNGLLIKNIFDPTTMGDQLTSLIKDKALQEKLSTEARALALKNSWQHVADNYLAFYKTLKRDDSRGGP
- a CDS encoding PqqD family protein, which encodes MSIYRRKEKLPWQRIDDQVIIIHPKNQKVHELNEVASFVWQKLDGQVQLSEIITTVFDEFEDVPTSVHMEIEQLMSDFQKEGLVECL
- a CDS encoding nucleotidyltransferase family protein yields the protein MPPSGSVCQFLLQALNQDPITHLLSTEEEAQLQHLVNEHKIEGYILPYRHQLKSPRLIAHLEAVVKKNTLQNLILKQNWMEIQKECEKINITPSGFKGIDLIQWLVSPGSRPLTDIDVYVEPQYFSDVSKVLQRLNYQAVDESKWFANAHKSTFKSIEGLIETTVEVHTQLFYNQAVSTQWRFENRSHGSSLVPADQVIYLSYHLAHQHTFLKLFWLMDLVRLTQSHPNVWNEELFLRAKSLGAFQAVMSVAYVLNCFFKSGIHLPPAKIKARPCLTWEFLVSPEAYRWRYYTAKHLLKDSFAESLTYDLGWVKHRWSGLLSPKSIDRT
- a CDS encoding S24/S26 family peptidase, with the translated sequence MTPIPLSGSSMFPYLRSGDQLLVDMFEKPRALSDQDQIGEIFLYRCPNGEWVCHRFLGQTKNNYFFKGDWTYQLEIYNNIEVWGKIQGKIQNGKISRFEKFWALSVFCFLQRQMRLSQWRPVRGLSRIGVYFLGSINRFWRQ
- a CDS encoding radical SAM protein, which gives rise to MSLEKATLLDKFRVLSSQKWIPLQASLELTNRCNERCTHCYLESFEDDAQRVLKLDDWLHILEELRTAGTLFLILMGGEAMLSPYFWPIMERSSQLGFHTSMITNGLKINSLETAQRLKDLGMNNVTLSLYSHSPEIHDRMTKVRGSHAKTVRAIEFCREAGLDISLNALLTKENIDTIFELEDWCVNRNYNLKMDPMITPKLNGDSSPKLMRASREQLKYFFSEKARRWEKGLPQPNPETGDNYVCNAGKGKCAVTAYGELLPCIEIREPLGNLTQSPFAELWHASQVDRWRHMKNKDLKNISDDLISFCDHCPGMAKNEGGDATAVGCFTKTLAEVKKEVFEAST
- a CDS encoding glycosyltransferase is translated as MSNPKKILTLGHSYCIALNRTVMRELARNTGMSVTVVCPRFFHGDLRDIHVEPEPLGSPLRVIAVDVYLSKSIHLFFYNPSQIHQILSQEHFDEAILWEEPYIVSGYQIARKLNKVGIPFSFYSCQNIFKKYPFPFRFFESRVFSWAKSLLACGRLVEDTHRAKGFTQPSEVVPFFVDSERFQPLDPAQKIKLQQEKGLQPFVIGFMGRWTAEKGCSLFMRVLDRIPKEKGWSALILGSGPMETEFRQWIARNNYSERVQLKSLKHDDVPQWLPLCDALLCPSQTTLQWKEQFGRMLIEGFSSGVPIIASRSGEIPFVVDDAGILVDENDEEAWLQQVIQLMDRPELQEKLRDRGLKRSKIFSAKAIAQQYFNLLK